The following proteins are co-located in the Xiphophorus hellerii strain 12219 chromosome 2, Xiphophorus_hellerii-4.1, whole genome shotgun sequence genome:
- the LOC116730229 gene encoding uncharacterized protein LOC116730229: MTAGFMISRIFMLCLLKEVTYASAFPGASTGYKAWQDGGQKREVLGYRRPLHYVRSLRQLKNDLINTRQNPQRSGVKDLTPGQTFRQTPHHLWPQNLPVQPAPQRNYPLVQPRGFRVSLDLPFHKLDQMKETNSPTKVFLQNDPKLQTKPNVQSGLSISEFQSPERDSKKDPKAGKNIHGVPTSTFQVNLTVPPPAASLKPIKPIGMLVENQNPGNIFQTSYGDLGKRLSSIYTELKSPTISQKAREQTRKQLVSTWSNYPATGPKQTLQQPDESTYTQPTEGKLTSSTWQLNQHKISPQRNYDNPTTRQSLAPQKPDSTKPLSLSFVKYLERLGLNKAQTSPTREDLVQPYSKQKLHLSPPQYNRGSQDNKYVGVGSQSVGLPQNSYTTSGAANIKDFTSDQKGEKEQDSAVPTLQLEFSFPVKKLSNLTKGGGYLTIKPQNVESLLTRYMAAKKLQLPESELKKSVLGFDAGHHRMTGLPERKWPILNIEPKQKKPPPYEPVTDEPTGRKPSFSSWFPRDSEIGKPQFPVLGISKYLIDVTRPLNGKYQTIQPKPLQSERLQSFYSSLKPITNRYVESQPRPSSSLYASTHDNPFKPYSDLQKNAEIDSSPHHRLFAYGSSSFNSPILEVVPSKRPQTWQKPISSLYLHESNSGKEPSYDTFEDVDALHSLPSGYKVQKKLPEQDDRGHIKEGKDYYVKPFDTNEGGSVSWQMYQTGNTARTSFNVQPPCGSSFSRLGQYGSFSDLRYPYLNAESQPCSQVPCINGVGKCVNEPNKQNTNFPQRVSYLPKAEAISVSIPFSTFQSIFTQSSYQPAQNGFKLQQYPVGQGQP, from the exons ATGACTGCTGGCTTCATGATTTCAAG AATATTCATGCTTTGCCTATTAAAGGAAGTGACTTATGCCTCTGCTTTCCCAGGAG CCAGTACTGGGTACAAAGCATGGCAAGATGGAGGACAGAAACGGGAAGTACTGGGTTACCGCCGCCCTCTGCATTATGTTCGCTCTCTGAGACAGCTGAAGAATGATCTGATCAACACAAGACAAAACCCTCAAAGGAGTGGTGTGAAGGATTTGACCCCTGGTCAGACTTTTAGGCAAACTCCACATCATCTTTGGCCACAGAACCTTCCAGTCCAACCTGCGCCACAAAGAAACTACCCTTTGGTTCAACCCCGAGGCTTCAGGGTCAGCTTGGATCTCCCTTTTCATAAACTCGATCAAATGAAAGAAACCAACTCTCCCACCAAAGTATTTCTGCAAAATGACCCCAAACTCCAGACTAAACCAAATGTTCAAAGTGGCCTcagcatttctgagtttcaaagcCCTGAGAGAGATTCCAAAAAGGATCCAAAAGCTGGGAAGAATATCCATGGTGTTCCCACTTCAACCTTCCAGGTCAACCTTACCGTTCCCCCACCAGCTGCATCTTTAAAGCCAATAAAACCCATTGGCATGCTTGTTGAAAACCAAAACCCAGGAAATATCTTTCAGACCAGTTATGGAGATCTAGGGAAAAGGTTGAGTTCCATATATACTGAATTGAAATCCCCCACCATCAGCCAGAAAGCACGTGAACAAACCAGAAAGCAACTGGTTTCAACATGGTCTAACTATCCTGCTACTGGACCCAAGCAAACTCTACAGCAGCCAGATGAGTCAACTTACACCCAACCTACTGAGGGCAAACTGACCTCTTCAACATGGCAATTAAACCAGCACAAAATTTCCCCACAAAGAAACTATGATAATCCCACAACCAGGCAGAGTTTGGCACCTCAAAAACCAGATTCAACCAAACCACTGTCTTTGTCTTTTGTTAAGTATCTTGAACGTTTGGGTCTCAACAAAGCCCAAACAAGCCCAACGAGAGAAGACTTAGTTCAGCcttattcaaaacaaaagctaCATTTGTCTCCTCCTCAATATAACAGAGGATCTCAAGATAACAAATATGTTGGTGTTGGTTCTCAAAGTGTTGGTCTGCCCCAAAACAGTTACACTACTTCTGGTGCTGCTAACATCAAAGATTTCACAAGCGATCAAAAAGGTGAAAAGGAACAAGATTCTGCAGTTCCCACCCTACAACTAGAATTTTCCTTCCCAGTTAAAAAATTGTCAAACCTCACTAAAGGTGGTGGGTACTTGACTATCAAACCTCAAAATGTTGAGTCTCTTTTGACTCGATACATGGCGGCAAAAAAACTACAATTACCTGAGAGTGAAttaaaaaagtcagttttaggCTTTGATGCTGGGCACCACAGAATGACTGGGCTTCCTGAAAGGAAATGGCCAATCCTAAATATTGAaccaaaacagaagaaaccacCTCCTTATGAGCCTGTTACTGACGAACCTACAGGCAGAAAGCCAAGCTTTTCATCCTGGTTTCCAAGAGATTCAGAGATTGGAAAGCCTCAGTTTCCAGTCCTGGGAATTTCAAAATACCTCATTGATGTTACACGACCCTTAAATGGCAAATATCAAACCATCCAGCCAAAACCACTGCAATCTGAAAGGCTTCAAAGTTTCTACAGTTCTCTGAAGCCCATCACAAACCGCTATGTGGAAAGTCAGCCTAGACCTTCATCCAGCCTTTATGCTTCTACACATGACAATCCCTTTAAACCATACAGTGATCTCCAAAAGAATGCTGAGATTGATTCAAGTCCACATCACCGCCTGTTCGCTTATGGCAGTTCATCCTTTAATTCTCCCATTTTGGAAGTTGTTCCTTCAAAAAGGCCACAAACATGGCAGAAACCAATTTCTTCCCTTTATCTTCACGAGTCCAACAGTGGAAAAGAACCTTCTTATGATACTTTTGAAGATGTAGATGCTCTGCACAGTCTGCCAAGTGGATATAAAGTTCAAAAGAAACTTCCTGAGCAAGATGACCGTGGACATATTAAAGAGGGAAAAGATTACTATGTGAAACCCTTTGACACTAATGAAGGAGGTTCTGTCTCTTGGCAGATGTACCAGACTGGAAACACTGCGAGAACATCCTTTAATGTACAACCCCCATGTGGATCTTCATTCTCTAGGCTTGGCCAATATGGGTCTTTTTCAGACCTTCGCTACCCTTACCTAAATGCAGAATCTCAGCCTTGCAGTCAAGTACCTTGCATCAACGGTGTAGGTAAATGTGTTAATGAACCTAATAAACAGAACACAAATTTTCCACAAAGGGTTAGTTACTTGCCAAAGGCAGAGGCAATTTCTGTTTCTATTCCTTTCAGTacttttcaaagcatttttactCAATCAAGCTACCAGCCTGCTCAAAATGGCTTTAAGCTCCAGCAATACCCTGTTGGACAAGGACAGCCTTGA
- the slc12a3 gene encoding solute carrier family 12 member 3, with the protein MEHPTANDNVNLSAYKTNLPLSVLNGKTSSGGFDESDYYQCYGDGSSMTSRPSIAVSGYETLDAPPHYDFYANSQAWGRKRRFRPSLHQLHGNPEDDSRPPVYEETEGDTSEEEDEQKEPPPEPTRFGWVQGVMIRCMLNIWGVILYLRLPWITAQAGIGMTWVIILLSSTITGITGLSTSAIATNGKVKGGGTYFLISRSLGPELGGSIGLIFAFANAVAVAMHTVGFAETVTDLMREHGAVMVDKTNDIRIIGIITVTLLLGISMAGMAWESKAQILFFLVIMVSFASYIVGTIMPASLEKQAKGFFSYNAGIFAANFVPNWRGPEGSFFGMFSIFFPSATGILAGANISGDLKNPTIAIPRGTLLAIFWTTFSYLVISATVGSCVVRDASGSLNDTLLPSTSMDSCVGLACQYGWDFTECINNKTCTYGISNYYQSLSMVSAFAPLITAGIFGATLSSALACLVSAPKVFQCLCKDHLYPLIGFFGKGYGKNDEPLRAYLLTYIIAACFVIIAELNAIAPIISNFYLCSYSLINFSCFHASITNSPGWRPSFRFYSKWLSLLCAIICVVIMFLLTWWAALIAIGVVVFLLGYTLYKKPDVNWGSSLQASSYNLALNHCVGLNLVEDHVKNYRPQCLVLTGPPSSRPALLDLVNCFTKNLSMMMCGNVVTADSSPSTLEKASSNSHISWLNQRKIKSFYRGVVASDLRCGVNMLLQGAGLGRIKPNVLLMGFKKDWRSDPSLATHNYIEILHDAFDLQYGVCVLRMKEGLDVSNPPQSHVNQGFDEGQNNINTISPASLIRTSTASSVTVDLEPQLTTVFQKKQGKKTIDVYWLCDDGGLTLLLPYLLTRRKRWARCKVRVFVGGEADKKDEQKEEVLSLIKRFRLGFQDVEVISDIYQNPQPVNVHHFENMIGRFRVDTNPKQDSDSDPSRQQEAPWMITKQDLERNMAKSLRQIRLNEVLLDYSRDAALIVITMPVGRRDGCPSSLYLAWLDVLSRDLRAPVLMVRGNQESVLTFYCQ; encoded by the exons atggagCATCCAACTGCTAATGACAATGTTAACTTGTCTGCATACAAAACTAACCTTCCACTGTCAGTACTTAATGGTAAAACATCGTCTGGGGGGTTTGATGAGTCGGATTATTATCAGTGTTACGGTGATGGCAGTAGCATGACATCCCGTCCATCTATTGCTGTAAGTGGGTACGAGACTCTAGATGCTCCACCACACTATGATTTCTACGCCAACAGTCAGGCGTGGGGTCGGAAGAGACGCTTCAGGCCATCTCTGCATCAACTGCATGGTAATCCTGAG GATGACTCCAGACCTCCCGTGTATGAGGAGACGGAAGGAGACACGTCTGAAGAAGAGGATGAGCAAAAGGAGCCCCCACCTGAACCCACCCGCTTTGGTTGGGTGCAGGGAGTCATG ATTCGCTGCATGTTAAACATCTGGGGGGTGATCTTGTACCTGAGACTGCCTTGGATCACAGCTCAGGCTGGTATCG GTATGACCTGGGTCATCATTTTGCTGTCATCTACTATAACTGGGATCACTGGTCTCTCCACCTCAGCCATAGCCACCAACGGAAAAGTCAAAGGAG GCGGTACCTACTTCCTGATAAGTCGCAGCCTCGGTCCAGAGCTGGGCGGCTCTATTGGCTTGATCTTTGCTTTTGCCAATGCTGTGGCTGTGGCAATGCACACTGTGGGCTTTGCTGAGACCGTCACAGACCTCATGAGG GAACATGGAGCTGTCATGGTGGACAAAACGAATGACATCCGCATCATTGGGATCATCACCGTAACATTGCTGCTAGGGATTTCAATGGCAGGCATGGCGTGGGAGTCAAAG GcccagattttgttttttcttgtcataATGGTGTCATTTGCCAGTTACATCGTTGGAACCATTATGCCTGCTTCTTTGGAGAAACAAGCCAAAGGATTCTTTAGCTACAACG CTGGTATTTTTGCTGCCAATTTTGTACCCAACTGGCGGGGTCCAGAGGGCAGTTTCTTTGGCATGTTCTCTATTTTCTTCCCATCTGCTACGGGCATCCTGGCAGGAGCCAACATCTCTGGAGATCTGAAG AATCCAACAATAGCTATTCCTCGAGGGACACTGTTGGCGATTTTCTGGACTACTTTTTCCTACCTTGTCATCTCTGCAACCGTTG GATCTTGTGTGGTTCGGGATGCCTCTGGCTCTCTAAATGATACTTTGCTCCCTTCAACATCCATGGACTCCTGCGTAGGTTTAGCATGTCAGTATGGATGGGATTTCACCGAGTGCATTAACAATAAGACCTGCACCTATGGCATTAGTAACTACTATCAG TCACTAAGCATGGTGTCAGCCTTCGCCCCTCTCATCACTGCTGGTATATTCGGAGCAACTCTGTCCTCAGCTTTGGCATGCCTGGTGTCTGCTCCCAAGGTGTTTCAg TGTCTCTGTAAGGACCATCTTTACCCTCTCATTGGTTTCTTCGGCAAAGGATATGGCAAAAACGATGAACCACTCAGAGCCTACCTATTGACGTACATCATAGCTGCCTGTTTTGTTATCATTG CTGAGTTAAATGCCATCGCTCCGATCATCTCCAATTTCTACCTGTGCTCCTACTCTTTGATcaatttcagctgcttccatGCTTCAATCACCAATTCACCAG GTTGGCGTCCATCCTTCAGATTCTACAGTAAATGGCTGTCACTGCTATGTGCTATAATATGTGTGGTGATCATGTTCCTGCTGACCTGGTGGGCGGCTCTTATTGCAATTGGTGTTGTCGTATTCCTCTTAGGATACACACTGTACAAAAAGCCAG ATGTAAACTGGGGCTCATCACTCCAAGCAAGCTCCTACAATCTGGCGTTGAATCATTGTGTGGGTCTGAACCTTGTGGAGGACCACGTCAAGAACTACAG ACCCCAGTGTTTGGTGCTCACAGGTCCTCCCAGCAGTCGTCCAGCTCTCTTGGATCTCGTCAACTGTTTCACAAAGAACCTCAGTATGATGATGTGTGGAAATGTGGTCACT GCTGATTCTTCCCCATCAACTCTAGAAAAGGCCAGCAGTAACAGCCACATCTCCTGGTTGAACCAAAGGAAGATAAAGTCATTTTATAGGGGAGTTGTGGCTTCGGATCTACGTTGTGGGGTTAACATGCTGCTTCAG GGGGCAGGATTGGGTCGAATAAAGCCAAACGTTTTGCTGATGGGTTTCAAGAAAGACTGGCGCTCAGACCCATCTCTTGCTACACACAACTACATAGAAATCCTGCA TGATGCCTTTGACCTGCAATATGGAGTGTGTGTGCTGAGGATGAAAGAGGGCTTAGATGTCTCCAATCCACCTCAGTCACATG TTAATCAAGGTTTTGATGAGGGACAGAACAACATTAACACCATCTCTCCCGCCTCCCTTATTCGAACAAGCACAGCAT CTTCTGTCACTGTTGATCTTGAGCCACAACTCACCACCGTGTTCCAGAAAAAACAAGGGAAGAAGACCATTGATGTTTACTGGCTGTGTGATGACGGAG GTCTGACGCTGCTGCTGCCATACCTGCTGACTCGCAGGAAGCGCTGGGCCAGGTGTAAGGTCCGAGTTTTTGTTGGAGGGGAAGCAGACAAAAAGGACGAGCAGAAAGAGGA GGTTTTGTCTCTCATCAAGAGGTTCCGTCTCGGTTTCCAAGATGTTGAAGTGATTTCTGACATCTACCAAAATCCTCAGCCTGTCAA TGTTCATCATTTCGAGAACATGATTGGTCGCTTTAGGGTGGACACAAATCCTAAACAGGACTCCGATTCTGACCCTTCAAGACAGCAGGAAGCACCTTGGATGATCACTAAGCAGGATTTAGAGAGGAACATGGCTAAG TCCCTCCGTCAGATTCGTCTGAATGAGGTGCTGCTAGATTACTCCAGAGATGCAGCTCTGATTGTGAT CACCATGCCGGTGGGGAGGAGAGATGGGTGTCCCAGTTCTCTGTACCTGGCATGGCTCGACGTCTTGTCCCGGGATCTCAGAGCTCCAGTCCTGATGGTCAGAGGAAACCAGGAGAGCGTTCTTACTTTCTACTGCCAGTAA
- the LOC116735260 gene encoding G2/M phase-specific E3 ubiquitin-protein ligase-like: MASEIFSVQQATSSKPIESTSSGSLMDHGITTSATLYVLWISTLDIQERCPVQANVVLEQSLSSVQSLQTSLSDQALTSLSAQSPLAPASPQVLSTMLNSPETSTSFSSQATVSQPSTQVMTIEDQASASPFTEQPVILLEDQEEPPESPQHPPELPLDETDLQTILAKLYSKVDMTFSPTSNQINVCRDRILECSLHAFRRRRFDPAAKLDVIFVDEEDNAEGAVDEGGPTREYLRLLMRAIHQSNVFEGHENDRHLALDTSALESKMYNCIGKMISVCLVHGGIGPHFFSQRLYDQICGTLSQPTLVEEVVNHSFRQQLIKIQDTNTIVEANEAIMQAADTLSIVGALRRVTTLEERDSLVQSAADFFVNGRVCTSLQQFMEGLKTLNVLDEIQKNPEVFHELFVCEEKPLLARDLYTLFQVCFSVQGSNKRRIENQTICYWRDWLVDIEGTIIVIL; this comes from the exons ATGGCAAGTGAAATATTCAGTGTTCAACAAGCAACATCATCCAAACCAATTGAGAGTACCTCATCAGGCTCACTTATGGATCATGGCATAACAACATCTGCAACTCTGTACGTGCTTTGGATTTCAACTCTAGATATTCAG gaAAGGTGTCCAGTTCAGGCGAATGTAGTGCTGGAGCAGTCACTGTCTTCGGTCCAAAGTCTACAGACATCGCTTTCTGACCAAGCACTGACATCTTTGTCAGCCCAGTCACCACTGGCCCCAGCATCTCCTCAAGTGCTGTCGACCATGCTCAACTCCCCAGAAACATCAACTTCGTTCTCCTCCCAGGCAACTGTGTCCCAGCCCTCCACTCAA GTGATGACCATTGAGGACCAGGCATCAGCTTCTCCATTTACTGAGCAACCTGTAATTCTCCTGGAAGACCAAGAAGAGCCACCTGAGTCTCCACAACATCCACCAGAGTTGCCTTTGGATGA aacaGATCTTCAGACTATATTAGCAAAACTATACAGCAAGGTTGATATGACTTTCTCTCCTACAAGCAACCAAATAAATGTGTGCAGAGACAGGATTTTAGAATGTAGCCTGCATGCCTTCAGAAGACGCCGTTTTGATCCAGCAGCAAAACTGGATGTTATTTTTGTGGATGAAGAGGACAACGCTGAAGGGGCAGTTGATGAAGGTGGTCCCACACGGGAGTATCTAAGACTGTTAATGAGGGCCATTCATCAATCTAATGTGTTTGAGGGGCATGAGAATGACCGCCATCTAGCTTTGGACACTAGTG cgcTGGAGTCAAAAATGTACAACTGTATTGGAAAAATGATATCAGTCTGTTTGGTGCATGGAGGCATTGGACCACATTTCTTCTCTCAAAGGCTGTATGACCAGATTTGTGGCACATTGTCTCAACCTACCCTGGTTGAGGAAGTTGTTAACCATTCATTCAGACAGCAGTTGATCAAA attcaGGATACAAACACAATCGTGGAGGCAAACGAAGCCATTATGCAGGCAGCAGATACCCTGAGCATTGTTGGAGCATTAAGGCGTGTAACTACTCTGGAAGAGAGGGACTCCCTTGTGCAATCTGCTGCAGACTTCTTTGTAAATGGCCGAGTGTGCACTTCATTGCAACA GTTTATGGAAGGTTTGAAGACTCTTAATGTGCTAGACGAGATTCAGAAAAACCCTGAAGTCTTTCATGAATTGTTTGTCTGTGAGGAGAAACCACTCTTGGCACGGGACCTGTACACACTTTTCcaagtgtgtttttctgtgcaaGGCAGCAATAAAAGGAGGATAGAAAATCAAACCATATGCTACTGGAGAGACTGGTTGGTGGATATTGAAGGTACAATTATTGTGATACTGTAA
- the LOC116735251 gene encoding uncharacterized protein LOC116735251, whose protein sequence is MANIFGCSTSFLYKKSKALGVPIRGRLAAVTDEDLETNIRQLQSLYPNSGTEMMRGLLHARGLVVPRRKVREMMARINPMATARRWSSAVSRRVYHVPYPNSLWHIDGNMRLIRWGFVVHGGIDGCSRLITYLNCSTDNRASTVLFHFLKATGLYGLPSRVRSDHGGENVQVALVMNLLQGIERRSHLTGESIHNQRIERLWRDVFLHVLEPFYSTFYNLEDSALLDPSNDVHKLSLHIVFLPEIQSRLEQFRKAWNHHSLRTENNKTPTQIWTERMLANMGANSTATNNVFGENSNAPETLEELLQQHGLWPLPTTDAEEVPSVVVEPTQTRLSQQQLQSVNLAVNHISDLKEKYQACCAEIANALLI, encoded by the exons ATGGCAAACATCTTTGGATGCTCAACATCATTTCTTTATAAGAAGTCCAAAGCACTTGGGGTACCAATCAGGGGAAGGTTGGCTGCAGTGACTGATGAAGACCTTGAAACTAATATCAGACAACTTCAATCCCTGTATCCAAATTCTGGGACTGAG ATGATGCGAGGCTTGTTGCATGCACGAGGACTAGTGGTTCCACGGCGTAAGGTCCGTGAGATGATGGCTCGAATCAACCCAATGGCAACTGCAAGGAGGTGGAGCAGTGCAGTGTCTCGACGTGTCTATCATGTGCCGTATCCCAACAGTTTATGGCATATTGATGGCAACATGCGTCTCATAAG GTGGGGCTTTGTGGTCCATGGTGGCATCGATGGATGTTCTCGCTTAATCACTTACTTGAACTGCAGCACAGACAATCGCGCCTCAACAGTGCTATTTCATTTTCTCAAGGCAACAGGCCTCTATGGCTTACCTTCTAGAGTGAGGTCAGACCATGGTGGAGAGAATGTGCAAGTGGCACTGGTGATGAACCTCCTTCAGGGCATTGAACGTCGGAGTCATCTAACTGGGGAATCCATCCATAATCAGAGAATTGAGCGTCTTTGGAGGgatgtgtttttacatgttcTGGAACCATTTTATAGCACGTTTTATAATCTTGAAGATTCAGCCCTCTTGGATCCCAGCAATGATGTGCACAAACTTTCTCTTCACATAGTTTTTCTTCCTGAGATTCAAAGCCGACTAGAACAATTCAGAAAGGCATGGAACCACCATTCCTTGCgtacagaaaataataaaacaccaacacaaaTCTGGACTGAACGGATGTTGGCAAACATGGGTGCCAACAGCACAGCAACTAACAACGTGTTTGGGGAAAATTCCAACGCACCAGAGACTCTTGAAGAACTTCTGCAGCAGCATGGCCTCTGGCCACTACCAACCACTGATGCTGAAGAGGTTCCTAGTGTAGTTGTAGAACCAACCCAAACCAGGCTCAGTCAGCAGCAACTTCAGTCAGTTAATCTTGCAGTCAATCATATTTCAGATCTGAAGGAGAAATACCAGGCCTGTTGTGCAGAAATAGCAAATGCTTTATTGATTTAA